A genomic stretch from Falco cherrug isolate bFalChe1 chromosome 1, bFalChe1.pri, whole genome shotgun sequence includes:
- the SETD7 gene encoding histone-lysine N-methyltransferase SETD7 — protein sequence MDSDEETLEETVEGHLDDDGLPHGFCTVTYSSTDRFEGNFVHGEKNGRGKFFFFDGSTLEGYYVDDALQGQGIYTYEDGVVLHGTYVDGELNGPAQEYDSDGRLIFKGQYKDNIRHGVCWIYYPDGGSLVGEVNEEGEMTGEKIAYVYPDGKTAYSGRFIDGEMIEAKLATLTSVEDGKPQFEVVPGSPVYSFDKSTSSCISTNALLPDPYESERVYVDVSLISSAGEGLFSKIAAEASTVMSFYNGVRITHQEVDSRDWALNGNTISLDDETVIDVPEPYNHAAKYCASLGHKANHSFTPNCIYDPFVHPRFGPIKCIRTIRAVEKDEELTVAYGYDHNPVGQNGPEAPEWYQLELKAFQAAQQK from the exons atggaCAGCGACGAGGAGACGCTGGAGGAGACCGTGGAAG gGCATCTAGATGATGATGGATTGCCACATGGATTCTGTACAGTCACCTATTCATCAACAGACAGATTTGAGGGAAACTTTGTGCACGGAGAAAAGAATGGCCGCGGCAAGTTCTTCTTTTTTGATGGAAG CACCCTGGAAGGGTACTATGTCGATGATGCCCTACAAGGCCAGGGAATCTACACGTATGAGGATGGAGTGGTCCTTCATGGCACGTATGTGGATGGAGAGCTGAATGGACCAGCCCAGGAGTATGACAGTGATGGGCGGCTGATATTCAAAGGGCAGTATAAAGACAACATTCGACATGGAGTTTGTTGGATTTATTACCCG GATGGAGGCAGCCTTGTGGGAGAGGTGAatgaagaaggggaaatgacTGGAGAGAAAATAGCCTATGTGTACCCTGATGGAAAGACTGCATATTCTGGAAGGTTCATAGATGGAGAAATGATAGAAGCAAAATTGGCGACTCTGACATCTGTAGAGGATGGGAAACCTCAGTTTGAAGTAGTACCAGGCA gCCCAGTATACAGTTTTGACAAATCTACTTCATCCTGCATTTCTACAAATGCACTTCTTCCTGATCCTTACGAGTCAGAGAG GGTGTATGTTGACGTCTCTCTCATTTCCAGTGCTGGAGAaggattattttcaaaaatagcaGCAGAAGCCAGTACGGTTATGTCCTTTTACAATGGAGTGCGAATTACACACCAGGAg GTAGACAGCAGAGACTGGGCCCTGAATGGAAATACAATATCCCTGGATGACGAAACAGTCATAGACGTGCCAGAGCCCTACAACCACGCTGCCAAGTACTGTGCCTCGCTGGGGCATAAGGCCAACCATTCTTTCACTCCTAACTGCATCTATGACCC GTTTGTTCATCCTCGTTTTGGGCCTATCAAGTGTATCCGTACCATCAGGGCTGTGGAGAAGGATGAAGAATTAACAGTGGCTTATGGATATGATCACAACCCAGTTGGGCAAAATGGGCCAGAAGCACCGGAGTGGTACCAGCTGGAACTGAAAGCTttccaggctgcccagcaaaAGTGA
- the LOC106631182 gene encoding uncharacterized protein LOC106631182: MDRYRYFIFNQRSMVVLGLFQLAFSTVCVVSGFIDDIFRTEAQLGKTRAPIWAGMVMGVPGVLALFSSQRKNPVLVNVLIVASIISCIAIFIIIVYSSFTLNYGEEEEPSSVPVHVMHTFVLKKVVKGANIAMLVASICSAFVVLVVTYLGCRSLPRCSCYDSVTGMEWLQPSEDQNQAVEMVCAVQSPGGRIFNFPDRFPAQDADAEEDASKPPPYIRMA, from the exons ATGGATCGCTACCGGTACTTTATCTTCAACCAGAGGAGCATGGTGGTGCTGGGCCTGTTCCAGCTCGCCTTCAGTACCGTGTGCGTCGTCAGTGGGTTCATAGATGACATTTTCAGAACGGAGGCTCAGCTGGGCAAAACCAGAGCTCCAATTTGGGCCGGGATG GTGATGGGAGTCCCAGGCGTCctggctttgttttcctctcagaGGAAGAATCCAGTCCTT GTGAACGTGCTGATAGTTGCCTCCATAATCTCTTGTATCGCCATTTTCATCATAATAGTTTATAGCTCCTTCACACTGAACTATGGTGAAGAGGAGGAGCCAAGTTCTGTCCCAGTCCATGTTATGCATACC TTCGTACTCAAAAAAGTAGTCAAGGGTGCTAACATAGCCATGCTAGTTGCATCTATCTGCAGTGCTTTTGTTGTGCTGGTGGTCACTTACTTGGGATGCCGGAGTCTTCCACGCTGCTCGTGCTATGACAGTGTAACTGGGATG GAATGGTTGCAACCTAGTGAGGACCAAAATCAGGCAGTGGAAATGGTTTGTGCTGTACAAA GCCCTGGGGGCAGAATTTTTAACTTCCCAGATCGGTTTCCAGCCCAGGACGCAGACGCAGAGGAAGATGCATCCAAACCTCCACCATATATCAGAATGGCTTGA